The genome window tgtgtcctcttatGTGACTTCAGGTACCCTGCTTGGGTAAAACcttttccacactgagagcaatggaaaggcttctctcctgtgtgtattctcttgtgatcttttaggttccctaactgtgtaaaattctttccacactgggagcattggtaGGGCTTCTCTCCTGAGTGTATTCTATCATGGTTTTTCAGGCTTCCTAACCGGGTAAAACTCTTGCCACACTGGGGGCATtggtagggtttctctcctgtgtgtattcttttATGTTCTTCCAGATGCCCAAACCGGGTAAAACTATTTCCACATTGAGAGCATTGGTAGGGCTTTTCTCCTGAGTGTATTCTTTTATGTTCTTCTAGATGCTCTAACCAGCTAAAACTCTTTACACACTCAGCGCATTGAtagggcttctctcctgtgtgtattctctcatgttttttcaggctccctaaccgagtaaaactctttccacactgggagcattggaaaggcttctctcctgagtgcgttctctcatgtgatttcagggaCCCTGATGAGGAAAATCGCTTTTcgcactgggagcagtggtaaggcttctcccctgtgtgcatTCTCTTATGTTCTTTCAGGTGCCCTAACTGGAtaaatctctttccacactgagagcagtgatGTGGTCTTGCTGGTTTGGACGTCTCTGGGTCTGCTTCCTCTGAGGGACTCGTCCCACTTTCAGAGTAAGAGTCTGGTCTCTCCCCTGCAAAAGAAAAACATAGTATTTAGTTAAACAGAGGGTGATTCCATGTTGTTTCAGCAAGCCATGtctcccaccatctcagattgttctgaaataatTTCTGTGGTTAGAAACAGATAAGTTTAGCATTCTTGAAACatactttttttaaaatataatttgatctctgagaaacgAGCCAAAGCtattatttttttacacaaagttgcaaagaaaatgttgtgatccatttaataaacacaagagaCCAGCGAAATGGATCAAAGGGTGTGGTGGCAGTAGAAGGAACAGTGGCCTCTAGTGTGCAAAACATGGTACTTTCACACAAATTTATGGTAAAGAATGCAAGCAACTTCAACGcctaatttctctgaacagaggggaaaaaacatcACCAGATTCACAGGGTATGCATTATGAAGGTTGAAAAAGCAATACTCCAAGCAGCAGCTCCATACTTCTTGTCAGAgatagagaactgatactgtatactggttgttggggagGGCTATTGATCATTTTATAGGATTCCTCATCTTACTCATTgtccaaatcggatgttaggtactatatttatttaagATTATATGAATCGcataaattaaaatggccaatttgtgTGGAATCAATTGGGGGCTGATCCTTCAcgtggactttaggaaacagcagagggagcacgcccctatccacatcgacggaaccacagtggaaaaggtggaaagcttcaagttcctcggcatacacatcactaaCAATcttaaaatggtccactcacacagacattctggtaaagaaggcgcaacagcagctcttcaaactcaggaggctgaagaaattcaggttggcccctaagaccctcagaaacttttacagatgcacaattgagatcaTCCTGTCGGGCTGAATCACCGCCTCGTACAGGAACTGCACCACCcataaccgcagggctctccagagggtggtacggtcttcacaacgcatcaccgggggcacattAATTGCCCTCCAGGACGCCTACAGAACCCAATGTCacagccaaaaagatcatcaaagacatcaaccacccaagccacagtgtgttcaccccgctatcatccagaaggcgaggtcagtacaggtgcatcaaagcggggaccgagagactgaaaaacagcttctatctcaaggccatcagactgttaacctctatgggctaggtgggacgaattcgtcccacctacgtaacagccacttgaagcctgtggcgcgattttcaaaaccttaaaaatcctattacttcaatttctcaaacatatgactattttacagctatttaaagacaagactctcgttaatctaaccacactgtccgatttcaaaaaggctttacaacgaaagcaaaacattagattatgtcagcagagtaccaagccagaaataatcagacacccatttttcaagccagcatataatgtcaccaaaacccagaagacagctaaatgcagcactcacctttgatgatcttcatcagatgacaaccctaggacattatgttatacaatacatgcatgttttgttcaatcaagttcatatttatatcaaaaaccagctttttacattagcatgtgacgttcagaactagcataccccccgcaaacttccggggaattcgctaacattttactaaattactcacgataaacgttcacaaaaagcataacaattattttaagaattatagatacagacctcctctatgcactcgatatgtccgattttaaaatagcttttggtgaaagcacattttgcaatattctaagtacatagcccaggcatcacgggctcgctatttagacacccggcaagtttagcactcaccataatcatatttactattataaaagtttgattaccttttgttgtcttcgtcagaatgcacacccaggactgctacttcaataacaaatgttggtttggtccaaaataatccatcgttatatccgaatagcggcgttttgttcgtgcgtcccagacactatctgaaatggtaaatcagggtcgtgcgcatggcgcaattcgtgacaaaaaaaatctaaatattccattaccgtacttcgaggcatgtcaaccgctgatTAAAATCcctttttatgcaatttttctcgtaaaaaagcgataatattccgaccgggaatgtccatttagctaaactgaggaaagtaaacaaagctttcggtcgacgcgggcacgcgcctgagtctcacagtactgtaaccagccactacccaaacgcgctactttgtttcagccagagcctgcaaagccacgattcagctttttgccgccttctgagaccctatggcagccgtaggaagtgtcacgggacagctaagatcctcactcttcaataaacagagacaagaagaacgacaccttgtcagacaggccacttcctgcctgaaaccttgtcaggtttttgcctgccaaatgagttctgttatactcacagacaccattcaaacagttttagaaactttagggtgttttctatccatatgtaataagtatatgcatattctagttactgggtaggagtggtaaccagattaaatcgggtacgttttttatccagccgtgtcaatactgccccctatcctaaacaggttaaagtgactagtgttccattccttaaagtggccactGATTTCTAGTCTAttcctataggcagcagcctctaatgtgctagtgatggctgtttaacctgttagggctagggggcagtattgacacggctggataaaaaacatacccgatttaatctggttaccactcctacccagtaactagaatatgcatatacttattacatatggatagaaaacaccctacattttctaaaactgtttgaatggtgtctgtgagtataacagaactcaaatggcaggtcaaaacctgagagattcctttacaggaagtggcctgtctgaccatttcttgaacttcttttccatctctatcatttactaaggatctctgctctaacgtgacacttcccacgtcgaccataggcgctcagagcccgggaaaaaacagaatgtcgtcattccagccccaggctgaaacacattatcgcctttctcaagtggccgatcaagggacactgggcttaggcgcgtgacccgaccgcccccgcctttgggattttttcctctgtttgccgaaaaggagattccctgtcggaatattatcgcttttctacgagaaaaatggcgtaaaaattgattttaaacagcggttaacatgcctcgaagtacggtaatggaatatttagaattttattgtcacgaattgcgccatgcgcacgaccctgatttaccatttcagatagtgtctgggacgcacgaacaaaatgccgctattcggatataacgatggattattttggaccaaaccaacatttgttattgaagtagcagtcctgggagtgcattctgacgaagacaacaaaaggtaatcaaacttttataatagtaaatatgattatggtgagtgctaaacttgccgggtgtctaaatagctagcccgtgatgcctgggctatgtacttagaatattgcaaaatgtgctttcaccaaaaagctattttaaaatcggacatatcgagtgcatagaggaggtctgtatctataattcttaaaatgattgttatgctttttgtgaacgtttatcgtgagtaatttagtaaaatgttagcgaattcctccggaagtttgcggggggtatgctagttctgaacgtcacatgctaatgtaaaaagctggtttttgata of Salmo salar chromosome ssa01, Ssal_v3.1, whole genome shotgun sequence contains these proteins:
- the LOC106607165 gene encoding zinc finger protein OZF, which translates into the protein MSSLMYSPPAKEEVCWTEKETIVKVENEEEAVTVKKEIEVESIAVKEEEKEEDEAFRVNEEDVTVKEDTEENKNEDTVFGVKEENDMTAAVKGEEYVFGVKEGEITVTLEEETGDLISTRERPDSYSESGTSPSEEADPETSKPARPHHCSQCGKRFIQLGHLKEHKRMHTGEKPYHCSQCEKRFSSSGSLKSHERTHSGEKPFQCSQCGKSFTRLGSLKKHERIHTGEKPYQCAECVKSFSWLEHLEEHKRIHSGEKPYQCSQCGNSFTRFGHLEEHKRIHTGEKPYQCPQCGKSFTRLGSLKNHDRIHSGEKPYQCSQCGKNFTQLGNLKDHKRIHTGEKPFHCSQCGKGFTQAGYLKSHKRTHTGEKPYHCSQCGNHFSTSSNLKKHERIHSVEKPFHCFHCEKSFKKLGKLKQHEQRHTSEKPFSTAPPVD